The following nucleotide sequence is from Desulfovulcanus ferrireducens.
ATTTAACGGTGATCTTGGTTGGATAAAAGAGATTGATCTGGAAGAAGGGCAGGTAGTTGTGGATTACGAAGATCATCTTGTGAAGTACTATTTTGATGAGTTGGATGAGCTGACTCTGGCTTATGCAGTCAGCGTTCATAAATCCCAGGGCAGTGAATATCCGGCCATTATCATGCCTGTGGTTACCCAACATTTTATGCTTTTGCAAAGAAATCTTATTTACACGGGCCTGACCAGGGCCAGAAGATTAGCCATTTTAATTGGTACCAAAAAGGCATTGGCTATTGCTCTACGGAATATCAATGCAGGTAAGAGGTACACTCACCTGCAGTTCAGACTTCAGGAAGTGTTTAATTCCTTAAGTGTTAGAGATTATAGTTAAAATATTGTGAGGGAAGGATAGTCAGGTTGACGTCTTGTATCCCCGCATAACAAGCACAGCAAGTAAAGGTCTAAAAAATTTAAGTGTTCATAAATTATGTCTAAACCCATAAAAGTTTTAGTTATTGATGATTCTGCTTTGGTCAGACAGGTGCTCTCTGAAGTTTTAAGTAGCGATCCCGAAATCGAGGTTGTGGCGACAGCTCAAGATCCTTTGATTGCAGCACATAAGATGCGCAGGCAGGCCCCTGATGTGATCATTTTGGATGTGGAAATGCCTCGTATGGACGGCTTGACCTTTTTAAAAAAAATTATGTCCCAGCATCCTATTCCGGTGATAATCTGCTCTACTTTAACCGAACAAGGTGCTGAAGTTACTCTAAGGGCCATGGAATACGGGGCAGTGGAAATAATTCAAAAGCCTAAGCTAGGGACCAAGAAATTTTTACAAGAAGCCAAGATCATTCTCTGTGATGCTGTCAAGGCTGCTGCTAAAGTCAAACCTAAAAAGATTTGTCCTTCATCCTGGGTTAAGGTTGAGGAGAAGAAGAGTGCTGATGTAATTCTTCCTTTGACTAAATCCAAAATCACATATGAGACTACGGACAGAGTGGTGGCTGTGGGGGCATCAACCGGTGGGACTGAGGCCATTCAACAATTTTTACAGGCCATGCCTCTTAACTGTCCGGGCATAGTCATTGTCCAGCACATGCCGGAAAAATTTACTACGGCCTTTGCTAAGAGAC
It contains:
- a CDS encoding protein-glutamate methylesterase/protein-glutamine glutaminase, translated to MSKPIKVLVIDDSALVRQVLSEVLSSDPEIEVVATAQDPLIAAHKMRRQAPDVIILDVEMPRMDGLTFLKKIMSQHPIPVIICSTLTEQGAEVTLRAMEYGAVEIIQKPKLGTKKFLQEAKIILCDAVKAAAKVKPKKICPSSWVKVEEKKSADVILPLTKSKITYETTDRVVAVGASTGGTEAIQQFLQAMPLNCPGIVIVQHMPEKFTTAFAKRLDSICAITVKEAQDRDTVLRGHALIAPGNKHMLLKRSGAKFYVQIKDGPLVSRHRPSVDVLFRSAARYAGRNAIGVIMTGMGDDGAKGMLEMHEAGAYCIAQDKDSCVVFGMPQEAINLGGVDKVLPLVKIPQEVMRVISTH